One region of Trichosurus vulpecula isolate mTriVul1 chromosome 1, mTriVul1.pri, whole genome shotgun sequence genomic DNA includes:
- the LOC118840613 gene encoding probable E3 ubiquitin-protein ligase TRIML1: protein MDVKDLVEKLQNCLTCSICLGYFTDPVTVKCGHTFCTRCLIQCSEEAQETFTCPECRGVIKYSRDMVTNKSLQTLSITAKMIRHHLLQTIMGLTTCDQHGEKEKFFCEEDHRTLCDSCSLAPEHQDHQVLPLEEAIAECKEKLWETRDILQGKEESFKLALDSVIVREARCKEDALTFRRLIESEYKKMHQFLWDEEILQMQKLYHQCRDNLVKFEENKANLSRQIQNLRQTIIEVEENLNKAPSEMIQDTKGTLERNENLLLQEPEVASFDWTTFPITGLREVLMCFHKDITLDPETANPHLILSEDLKSVKYGSVPQDLPDNKERFVYSPTVLGAQTFTSGKHYWEVEMRDKTEWEIGV from the coding sequence ATGGATGTCAAAGATTTAGTTGAAAAGCTCCAGAACTGTCTCACTTGCTCCATCTGCCTGGGCTACTTCACAGACCCAGTGACTGTCAAGTGTGGCCATACCTTTTGCACAAGGTGTCTTATCCAGTGCAGTGAGGAAGCCCAGGAGACATTTACCTGCCCAGAGTGCAGAGGAGTCATCAAATACAGCCGTGATATGGTGACCAACAAGAGCCTGCAGACTCTGTCCATCACTGCCAAAATGATCAGACATCATCTACTACAGACCATCATGGGCCTGACCACCTGTGATCaacatggagagaaagagaagttctTCTGTGAGGAAGACCACAGAACCCTCTGTGATTCCTGCTCATTGGCCCCAGAGCACCAGGATCACCAAGTCCTTCCCTTGGAAGAGGCTATTGCTGAGTGCAAGGAGAAGCTCTGGGAGACTCGAGATATCTtacagggaaaagaggagagtttTAAATTGGCATTGGACAGTGTGATAGTGAGAGAGGCAAGATGTAAGGAGGACGCACTCACTTTTCGACGGTTAATTGAGTCTGAATATAAGAAAATGCACCAATTCTTATGGGATGAAGAAATTCTACAAATGCAAAAACTGTACCATCAATGTAGAGACAACCTGGTGAAATTTGAGGAGAACAAGGCCAATCTGTCGCGACAAATCCAAAATCTGCGACAAACGATAATAGAAGTAGAGGAGAATTTGAACAAGGCACCCTCAGAAATGATCCAGGATACAAAAGGCACcttggaaagaaatgagaaccTGCTTCTTCAAGAACCAGAGGTTGCTTCCTTTGACTGGACCACCTTTCCCATCACTGGCTTGAGAGAAGTTCTCATGTGCTTCCACAAGGATATAACTCTGGATCCTGAAACAGCCAATCCTCATCTCATCCTGTCTGAAGATTTGAAGAGTGTCAAGTATGGAAGTGTCCCTCAGGACCTGCCTGACAACAAAGAAAGATTTGTCTATTCTCCTACTGTATTGGGGGCCCAGACCTTCACCTCAGGCAAACACTACTGGGAAGTGGAGATGAGAGATAAGACAGAGTGGGAAATAGGAGTCTGA